TAACCGTGCGGTCGACGACGCCCAAGCCGCTCTCAAGCGCCCACCAGCTTGAGTTTATTCTTGGCGCTCTTGCCGATCTTGTTGCGCGGGAATTTTTCCGCGACATGTTCAAGCAGATCGACGCCCAAGCCGCGTTCTTGTCCGACGCGCTCGGCCAAGCTGAAACCCAGGGCAAAAAATTCTTCCGGCGTAAAGCTTTTATCTTTGCGCAGCGTTTCGAAAACTGGGAACGACGAATTGCGGTAGAGATCGGTGAACAATTCCAGCGCTGGATGCTGGCGGTTGGTGGCGAGCGTGTGCGCGTGCAGTTTCAATTGCGCCAACGCTAGGTAAAATTTATTTTCCGGCTTGAACGCCGAAAAATCTTTTAACGGCGTCAAGAAGCCCACCGCCTCTTTGTACTTTTTGCCTTTGACCAATTTCGCCCCTTGCTCGGCGAGCTTGTCATAAACAAATTCCCCATCGGCTTTCTTGAGCACCTGGAGAAACGCCGTCTGAATCCGTTCTTCGGCACCGATCGCCGTCTGCAGCCTTTTCCACAGCACCTCTAATACATCTTGGCGCCACTTGCCTTCGAAGGACGGTAACAGCTCGGCGATGCTCCAAGCCTTGCTCGGATCTTCGCAGCTGGTTAATTCTTTGATCAACGTCGCGCGCGCTTCGGGAATCTTGCGCAGCGAGCTGGCGGCGACATCGCGCTTGCGATAATCGCCATCGCCCAACTCGTCCACCAGTGTGCGGATGGTCGCCGGCGTCGCCACATCGGCCATTTTGCGCAGAGCGAACTTCTGCACATCCGAATGCGGGCTCTGCATGAGCTTGGCCAAAAGCGCGCGCGAATCGTCGGGCAGGTCGTGGGCGTCGAGCAGGTCAAGGGTCAAGCGCGTCACTTCGCTGAACTCAGCTTCTTCGAGCAAAGGAAATAACTTTGCGTACTCGTCCTTGCGCATCTCCTGCTCGCGCAAGCAACGTATCAGCGCGACCAGCGCGTGGGCGCGCACGTCTGGATGATTGTCCGCGCCGATATATTTAAATAGCCAGCGGCGCGCTTGCGGCCGGCCCAATTGTCCGAGCAAACGCATGGCGGAAACCGTCGCCGGCCGTTGCGTCTTGGCGTCGAGCTTGGCAGCGAAGGCTTCGACTTCGTCGTAGAGCGAATCTAATTCCTTGGCCTCCATCTCGCGCAGCGCCGGCGTCATCAGATCGCAGATCGTTTTGTTGGTCTCGTCGGTGCCGGCGACGAGCAGCTGCAATAAACCTTTCAGCGCCGCCTTGCCGCGCACCGCGGCGAGCACCCGCGCGCCGTTTAACTGCCAGGCGCGCGAGGCATCCTTCGCACCTTGCAGCAGCGGCGCCACCGCGGCTTGGCCCACGGCGATCAACGACTTCACCGCCCGCTCCTGCATCTCGCGGTCGCCGTCGTCGAGCATCTTGAGCAGCTGCGCAATATTGTTTTTCGGCTGCACCTCTTCGAAGTAACGCAACGCGAAGTCTTTGAGCACCGGATTGGGATTGTCGAGGATCGCGCCGACGACTTTCGCCGTGGCCGCGTTGCTGATCTTCAACGCGCCAAGCACGAGCAACGCCGCGCAACGCTGTTCGATGTTGCCCTTCTCAACCAAGGTGAGAATATCCTGAAGCGTATCATCCATGTGCCTATCTCAATCGTAAATCGAGTATGAAAGTCAAGGCGGCGCCGAAACCGTGGTTTCGAGTTGCGCGTTCCGAGTTTCGGGTTGAACTCGAAACCCCAAACCCGTAACTCGAAACTCTTTGAATGCCTTGACTCCGCTAGCGATTGCCGATACCAACGGCGAAATAATAAGGAGAACAAAATGTTCTATCCCGATCTCACCCGCTTCGGCGTCGACATGGAGCGCTTGAAGCGCGAACGCTTGGCGCGCTTGCAGAGCGTCATGCAGCAACAAGGTTTGGGCGCGCTGCTGCTCACCGATTTTCTTAACGTACGCTATGCGACGAATACCGTCATGATGCTCGGTCTGCGCGCCACCGGCATTCAACGCTTCGCGTTGATTCCGGCCCAAGGCGAACCGATCATTTGCCAGCGCCAACTATCGCGCAAGAGCGATTATCGCAGCCTGCGCTTCGACGCCTACATGTTCGCCATGCGCCCGCCCATCGCGACCCAGGACTTCGTCGATCAAGCGGTGGCGGGATTGAAGGAATTGGGCGCTGCCGGTGAGCGCGTCGGCGTCGATTATTTAAATCTATCGGCGGTCGACGGCTTGAAAGCGGCGGGGATTAATTTAGTCGACGGCTGCCCAGCGATCCATCAAGCGCGCATGATTAAAACCACCGACGAAATCCAACTGATCCGCTGGACCACCAAAGCCAAGGCCAAAGGCTACGATCTCGTCCGCGCGGAACTACGCAAAGCCGATCCGCCGGAAGATAAGTTGAGCCGCATCATGCTCGATTATTTAATGGATTGTGGCTTCGAAGCCGGCAGCGAATTTATTTCGATCTACGATTCGTCGACCATCGACTCGCGGCCGCACAACGAACCGATGGGCGCCGATCTGGTGGTCAAAGAAGGCGATCTCGTCATCTGCGACGCCACCGTCGCCGGCCCAGGCGGTTATTACAGCGACTTCGCGCGCACCTTCAGCCGCGGCGCGCCGACGGCGGAAACCAAACAGCGCTACAAAGAAGCCTTTCACTCACTGCAAGAAGCGATAAAATTAGTGAAGCCCGGCTCCTGCGCCGAGGCCTTCGATCGCTTCGGCAAAGGCGCGACTAAAAGAATCGCCGGCTTCGACGGCTTCCACGGCGTCGGCCTGTGCATCTATGAATCCCCCTGGCTGCGCGGCGGCGATCCCGAGAAATACATGATCTCGCTCGAAGAAAACATGATCGTCGCCTGCGAGATCAATCACTACCCGGTAAAACTCGAACACCTGCTGCGCGTCACCAAAGACGGCGCCGAAATCCTGTCAGAGTACCCGGTCGATCCAGAGCTAGTGCCGGCGTAGGAAAGAATGGCCGCAAAGAACGCAAACGCCTCAAAAAAAGAAGGGCGCAGCATGCTGCGCCCCTACAAATGCAAATTTCCCTTTTGGGTTTTTTGCGTTCTTTGCGGCCATTCCCTCCGATCAGTCGAAGAACGCCAGCGTGCGCATTTCGATGCTTTCGCGCGCCGGTGCGTTGGCCGGGCTGTTGGGATCGTCGAAGGCGGCGTGAGCCGACCAGCGGGCGCGGCCGTCTTTCATCGAGTCGTAGCATTTGAAGACGATCGCTTCGTCGGTCTGCATGTTGGGAAAATAAAACCAGCGATGCTCGGGGTTGTAGCATAAATGATAAATCTCACCGACGCGATCTGGATAACGCCGTTCGGTGCCGATCAAATCTTTCGCCGCGATCCTCTGCGAATCGGCGATCGCCAGCGGCGCCGAGAGCACCGGGTTACGCACCGGCCGCCACACTTGAATCACACTGAAACGTTTTTGGATTAGCGCTTCGGCTTCTTCTTTCGGCAATAAATCGCGCACCCGCTGCGGCCCGGACCACTCGGTATAATCGTTGTGCACGCTGCGCACCGGCCGGCTGGCGAATTTCTCCTCGCGCACCGAATCATTTTCCGCCCGCAGCGTATGGTCGAAGACCAACACCCGCGCCGCGCCGGTGGACCGTTTCACTAGCTGTTCGATCTCCGGATAGTAAACCCGTTTCACCTCGTCCTCATCGTAAAAATCTTTCATCTTAGTTTCATGATTGACCAACATGAAACCTTCTTTGTCCAAAGCGAACCCGCCAACCAGACGTCCGTTCAGGATCGTCACTGGATGGGCCTGATATTTTCCAGTGTTGCTAGTCACCCGCGCTTCGCCCGGCAAGTTGGACATAGTCACCGGTTTTTCACCGTCTGGGACGATGTAGTTTAAAGTCGATTGCACCGATTCGATCTGTGAATTTCTTTCGCTGGTTTGCAACATAGAACCTCCCTCGGGAGGGCGGGTCGCGACCCGCCCCTACATCAGATTTTTCTTTGCGTACTTTGCGTTCTCTGCGGTTAATTATCCCAATCCGAATTTTGCTGGTTACGATTTCTTTCCGACTTCCCGCAGCGCCTTCTGCCACTTGGTCGCTTCGCGATCGTACTGGTCCGTGTTCAATCCCGCTTCAGGGTACCAACGTTTGAAGCCGAAATCTTTAGATGGGCTGCCAAACTGCAAGTCTTCGAGAATTTTCTGTCCTTCGGGACTGAGAATAAAATCCGCCATCAGCACCGCCGCGTGGGGATGGGGCGCTTGATAGATGATCGAAGTCGCACCGGCGTTGGTCGGCACGCCTTCCATCGCCACCCAGTTGATCGGCGCGCCTTTCAACTTCGATTCCATGGCGTGATCGCGAAAGATCGACGGCGAGATCGGCACCTCGCCGGAGATCGCCATGTCGGCGATTGCCCGGCCGGAAACCGAATGCAGACTGATCTCCTGGGCTTTGAGTTTGTTGGCGAACGCTTCGCCTTTGAATTTGAGAATCGCCCCCATCATGCGCACGCCGGTCTCGCTGGTGGTGATGCCCATTTTACCTTTGAGTTGCGGGTTGAGCAGGCCGTCAAATTTTTTCGGCACGGCGGCGGCGGGAATTAAACCCGGATTGAAGCCGACGCCGATAAAACTCTCGCGATTGACGCCCCAATAGTAAAGCCCATTGCCGGCCCGCTCCTTGGCGTGGGCGGGATACTTGAGCAGGTGCGGCGAAGTATAAACCGCCAGTAAGCCATCTTCGCGCAAACTTTTCAGCAGCGGCAGCGTGGTCTCGATGGTGTCGACGATATATTGGCGCGCTTTGGCTTCGTTGGTAATTCGCGCTTGGATTTCGTTGCTGGCGGCCCGGTATACTTCGCATTTGACGCCGTACTTTTTCTCGAACCCCTGGGCCAATTCCTTATACGAGCTGCCCGCCAAAGAAGTGTACCAAGAAACTTTACCCTCGGCCTTGGCGCCGGCGACGAGAATCTGCTCGCGATCCGCGCCGGTGTAAGCGACCAATTCGGACAGCGTCACCGGCTTCTTGCCTTGAGCGAAAACAAGAGTTGGCACGCCAGCGAAAAAGAAAATTGCGATAATAATTGTTTGAAAGCGAAAAAACACCGCGCCTCCAAAATTTTCAATGACAAGTACGTTAAGTGCCTGGGCGACCACCGCCCCCCGCCCCTGGGCGTATATCATACGCCCCTACCTAAGATTTTTTTGCGCCCTTTGCGTTTTTTGCGGCCAATCTTCCGAATCCGACTCAACGCTTTCCTCTCAAAGCTTGATAAATCCGCTCCGCCTTCACCGGCAGATCGAACAGCCGCACACCGACGGCATCGGCAATCGCGTTGGCGATCGCCGCCGGCGGTGCGTTGTTGGCGAACTCGCCGATCGGTTTGGCATTGTGCGGGCCGACGCCGCCGCCGGAAGACACCAGCACGGTTTTAAGTTCGAACCAATCGGCGATTGAAGGCAATTTATAATCGCCCAGATTGCTGTTGGTCACCCGGCCTTGATCCATGACGATCTCTTCCATCAGCCCTTGGCCCACCCCCATCACCGTGGCGCCGTCGATCTGTCCCTGGTGCGCCGTCGGATTGATGATCGTGCCGACATCGTGCGCCGTGATCATGCGGTGCAGTTTCACCGCGCCGGTTTCCGGGTCGACTTCGACTTCGGCGACCTGAGCGCAGATGTAAGAAACCTCGTCGGGAGCGCGATAGTCTTCGTAGACGGTAACTTGCAAAGGCTCAGTCGCTTGCGCCACTACACGGCGCAACGGCACTTGCTGGCCGCGATCCTGGCGCAGTGAAAACTTGCCGCCGTCGAAGTCCACTTCATCGGCGCGGCATTCTAGCATGCGCGCCGCTTGGCCGAGCAATTTGTCGCGCAGCTTGTCGCATGCTTGAACCATGGCATTGCCGGCGACGTAAGTCATGCGGCTAGCGCGCATGCCGCCGTCGCGCGGCGCCGTGTCGGTGTCGCCGATGACAACGCGCACCTGTTCGATACTAATTTTCATTTGATCGGCGACCAGTTGGCGCAAGATCGTGTGCGTGCCCGAGCCTTGATCGATGCTCGGGCTGATAATTAAATAACCGCCATCGGCCTCGGCGCTGAGAATCACGCCGGTGTCGCCGCCGCTGATATGGCGGCCCGACAATGCGATGCCGCGGCCATGATTGCGCTTCTTCGGTTTCTTCCAACCGGCGGCATCGAGCGCGCCTTGCAGCACCTCGCGGAAGCGCACGTCTTTCAATTCTTGGCCAACAGCGTCGGTTTCGCCTTCGCTAATAAAATTTTTCATGCGAAACTCCGCCGGGTCCATTTTCAATTCCTTGGCGATGATATCGGTGTGGCAATCGACGGCGAACGCCGTCGCCACGGCGCCGGGACTGCGATAGTAACCGCCGGGCACGGTGTTGGTGTAGATCTGCATGAATTCGATATCGGCGTGCTCGATGCGATACTGGCCGCCGGCATAGTGCCAAGTCGCCAGCGAAGTATTGGACTTGAGCGCGCCGTAGCCGCCGCTGGCGTGGACCGCGCGCATTTTACGAGCAACGATGCGACCATCGCGCTTGACACCGCTCTTGATCGTGATCACCGTCGGATGGGCCGGATTGCTCGCCGATAATTCTTCGGCGTAGGTCATAACGATCTTCACCGGCCGGCCGCTCTTCTGCGCAAGAAAGTAGAGAATTGGCAAGTCGACGCCGTCGCCCTTGCCACCGAACTCGCCTCCGACGTTGACCACATTCATGCGGATGCGCTCTTCGGAAAAGCGCAAGCACTTGGATAATTGGCTGCGCACTCCGAAAGGATTTTTCACCGAAGCCCAGACTTGCACTCGACCGTCAGGTTCAATCGCGACAGTCGCCGCGTGCGGTTCGAGGTAACCCTGATGGCGCGCTGGGACGTTGAAGGTATGTTCGAACACCATATCGGCGTCGCGAAAGCCTTTTTCAATATCGCCCTTCTTCCACGCTAGGCGCGTCAGACCGTTGCGCAGATCGGCGGCAAGAATATTTTTCGGCGCGCCGTCATACTCGGCGACGTTGTCATGGAGTAGCGGTGCGCCCGGTGCCATCGCTTCCAGTG
This region of Deltaproteobacteria bacterium genomic DNA includes:
- a CDS encoding aminopeptidase P family protein — encoded protein: MFYPDLTRFGVDMERLKRERLARLQSVMQQQGLGALLLTDFLNVRYATNTVMMLGLRATGIQRFALIPAQGEPIICQRQLSRKSDYRSLRFDAYMFAMRPPIATQDFVDQAVAGLKELGAAGERVGVDYLNLSAVDGLKAAGINLVDGCPAIHQARMIKTTDEIQLIRWTTKAKAKGYDLVRAELRKADPPEDKLSRIMLDYLMDCGFEAGSEFISIYDSSTIDSRPHNEPMGADLVVKEGDLVICDATVAGPGGYYSDFARTFSRGAPTAETKQRYKEAFHSLQEAIKLVKPGSCAEAFDRFGKGATKRIAGFDGFHGVGLCIYESPWLRGGDPEKYMISLEENMIVACEINHYPVKLEHLLRVTKDGAEILSEYPVDPELVPA
- a CDS encoding extracellular solute-binding protein, with amino-acid sequence MIYAQGRGAVVAQALNVLVIENFGGAVFFRFQTIIIAIFFFAGVPTLVFAQGKKPVTLSELVAYTGADREQILVAGAKAEGKVSWYTSLAGSSYKELAQGFEKKYGVKCEVYRAASNEIQARITNEAKARQYIVDTIETTLPLLKSLREDGLLAVYTSPHLLKYPAHAKERAGNGLYYWGVNRESFIGVGFNPGLIPAAAVPKKFDGLLNPQLKGKMGITTSETGVRMMGAILKFKGEAFANKLKAQEISLHSVSGRAIADMAISGEVPISPSIFRDHAMESKLKGAPINWVAMEGVPTNAGATSIIYQAPHPHAAVLMADFILSPEGQKILEDLQFGSPSKDFGFKRWYPEAGLNTDQYDREATKWQKALREVGKKS
- a CDS encoding methyltransferase, which produces MLQTSERNSQIESVQSTLNYIVPDGEKPVTMSNLPGEARVTSNTGKYQAHPVTILNGRLVGGFALDKEGFMLVNHETKMKDFYDEDEVKRVYYPEIEQLVKRSTGAARVLVFDHTLRAENDSVREEKFASRPVRSVHNDYTEWSGPQRVRDLLPKEEAEALIQKRFSVIQVWRPVRNPVLSAPLAIADSQRIAAKDLIGTERRYPDRVGEIYHLCYNPEHRWFYFPNMQTDEAIVFKCYDSMKDGRARWSAHAAFDDPNSPANAPARESIEMRTLAFFD